A single region of the Salarchaeum japonicum genome encodes:
- the serB gene encoding phosphoserine phosphatase SerB has translation MALIAFDFDGTLSDDEMLVLLAEQYGVAADVEDITERAMRGELAYAESLRERAALLDGLPEAEAEAAYEQVYLRPGAADLIESLRDAGHTVVILTGGFEEGVQAALEKENVEVDAITANSLPVEDGHLTGEVEGPLIEGTKDDALDAAMTEFGIDRADTIAVGDGANDLPMLERAGRAVGFLPKPNVRPECDLVVARMDVLHEVFAEDGLIQS, from the coding sequence ATGGCGCTCATCGCGTTCGATTTCGACGGGACGCTGTCCGACGACGAGATGCTCGTACTGTTAGCGGAGCAGTACGGGGTCGCGGCGGACGTGGAGGACATCACGGAGCGGGCGATGCGGGGCGAACTCGCGTACGCGGAGAGCCTGCGCGAGCGCGCCGCCCTGCTCGACGGCCTCCCGGAGGCGGAGGCCGAGGCGGCCTACGAGCAGGTGTATCTCCGGCCGGGCGCGGCCGACCTCATCGAATCGCTCCGGGACGCCGGGCACACGGTCGTCATCCTCACCGGCGGGTTCGAGGAGGGCGTACAGGCCGCGTTGGAGAAGGAGAACGTCGAGGTGGACGCAATCACGGCGAACTCGCTCCCCGTCGAGGACGGCCACCTCACCGGCGAGGTCGAGGGGCCGCTCATCGAGGGAACGAAGGACGACGCGCTCGACGCCGCGATGACCGAGTTCGGTATCGACCGCGCGGACACGATAGCGGTGGGGGACGGCGCGAACGACCTCCCGATGCTCGAACGCGCCGGCCGCGCCGTCGGGTTCCTCCCGAAGCCGAACGTTCGGCCCGAGTGCGACCTCGTCGTCGCGCGCATGGACGTCCTCCACGAGGTCTTCGCGGAGGACGGCCTCATACAATCCTGA
- a CDS encoding flippase activity-associated protein Agl23, which produces MALHQQLTKRRVLAILVSLSVGGLLARLVELGDRVFYYDEAWFGYWVLRFMENGVWEYRPILHGPFFARVNSVVFPVVGANDFTARVVVAGIGALLPLAAWLFREHLRRAEVVALGVALAFNPVLFYYSRFMRKDLPLAAFMLVTLGLLVRAYDTRTPRYLYASGVTLGLAFATKESVLLWLVTWLGASVLVFDRVLVRARDTDGDALTTLQSLANRAVAGVRAWWTHGVLSGVLFLAVVVYFYAPRAGPGHPIGLWKGLTGDIASLPAVVGEATLGSFQAAIEYWAEGSIQNHAYLPYFTDTAETIVAGALGVTVLAALGFLYDRYTGDSPRALVAFNFYCGVAAIVGYPLANNLPVPWSTVHAIVPLCVPAAVGGVAVYRWGRSRLPAREPAALRERAPMHVVRAAVAAGLLVFFVASAGATLAQTSYQQPHESPLGDPGHQIVYYAQAPDDLRAVVDDIDRAASTGGGETDVLYVGERLAMNETRVDYPPATGAWHARMPLPWYTEALGADVTSVERPGAVGNNTPPVVITTPALKPTVAQKLGDAYTSRTHALDDIGDRIVVVFTRADGA; this is translated from the coding sequence ATGGCCCTCCACCAGCAGCTCACGAAGCGACGCGTCCTCGCGATCCTCGTCTCGCTCTCCGTCGGCGGTCTCCTCGCTCGCCTCGTCGAGTTAGGCGACCGCGTCTTCTACTACGACGAAGCCTGGTTCGGCTACTGGGTGCTCCGGTTCATGGAGAACGGCGTCTGGGAGTACCGGCCCATCCTCCACGGCCCGTTCTTCGCTCGCGTGAACTCGGTCGTCTTCCCCGTAGTCGGCGCGAACGACTTCACCGCGCGCGTCGTCGTCGCAGGCATCGGCGCGCTCCTCCCGCTCGCCGCCTGGCTCTTCCGCGAACACCTCCGCCGGGCCGAGGTCGTCGCACTCGGCGTCGCGCTCGCGTTCAACCCCGTCCTGTTCTACTACTCACGGTTCATGCGCAAGGACCTCCCGCTCGCCGCGTTCATGCTCGTGACGCTCGGCCTGCTCGTCCGCGCGTACGACACCCGTACTCCCCGCTACCTGTACGCGAGCGGAGTGACACTCGGCCTCGCGTTTGCGACGAAGGAGAGCGTGCTCCTCTGGCTGGTGACGTGGCTCGGCGCGAGCGTGCTCGTGTTCGACCGCGTCCTCGTTCGCGCCCGCGACACTGACGGCGACGCGCTCACCACGCTCCAGTCGCTCGCGAACCGCGCCGTCGCGGGCGTCCGCGCGTGGTGGACACACGGCGTGCTCTCGGGCGTGCTCTTTCTCGCTGTCGTCGTCTACTTCTACGCGCCGCGCGCCGGCCCCGGCCACCCAATCGGCCTCTGGAAAGGCCTCACCGGCGACATCGCAAGCCTCCCCGCCGTCGTCGGCGAAGCCACGCTCGGCTCCTTCCAGGCCGCCATCGAGTACTGGGCCGAAGGAAGCATTCAGAATCACGCCTACCTCCCGTACTTCACGGACACCGCCGAAACCATCGTCGCCGGCGCGCTCGGCGTCACCGTTCTCGCGGCTCTCGGCTTCCTCTACGACCGGTACACCGGGGACTCGCCGCGCGCGCTCGTCGCGTTCAACTTCTACTGTGGCGTCGCCGCCATCGTCGGCTACCCGCTCGCGAACAACCTCCCCGTCCCGTGGTCAACGGTCCACGCCATCGTCCCGCTCTGCGTTCCGGCGGCGGTCGGTGGCGTCGCCGTCTACCGCTGGGGACGCAGCCGGCTTCCCGCCCGCGAACCCGCCGCGCTCCGCGAGCGCGCGCCGATGCACGTCGTGCGCGCCGCGGTCGCCGCCGGCCTCCTCGTCTTCTTCGTCGCCTCGGCGGGTGCGACACTCGCGCAGACGAGCTACCAGCAGCCCCACGAGAGCCCACTGGGCGACCCCGGCCACCAAATCGTCTACTACGCACAGGCACCCGACGACCTCCGCGCCGTCGTCGACGACATCGACCGAGCGGCGTCGACGGGCGGCGGGGAGACAGATGTCCTCTACGTCGGCGAACGGCTCGCGATGAACGAGACCAGAGTCGACTACCCGCCCGCGACGGGCGCGTGGCACGCGCGAATGCCGCTCCCGTGGTACACCGAGGCACTCGGCGCGGACGTGACGAGCGTCGAACGCCCCGGAGCCGTTGGAAACAACACGCCGCCCGTTGTCATCACGACACCGGCGCTGAAACCCACGGTCGCTCAGAAACTCGGGGACGCGTACACGAGCAGAACGCACGCGCTCGACGATATCGGGGACCGAATCGTCGTGGTGTTCACGCGAGCCGACGGCGCGTAA